One genomic region from Saprospiraceae bacterium encodes:
- a CDS encoding c-type cytochrome, with product MRLITILVTLFILFSCREDQPISSRPTGDMKDDPIDPSLTPASKILSPEEALKEFDLEPGFKIELVAAEPLIETPIVAHFDYDGHLWLLTMPSYMTDTLGSNENNPSGQLLKLSDKDHDGYYETKEVKIDGLILARAFKVLDKGILLAEPPNLWWYPLADGTMSARTLIDSMYATEGDIEHKPNALYWNLDNWIYSAKSAKRFKQDSTGEWISSNTEFRGQWGISSDDFGRLYYNNNSTALQCDDGLADWLTENPYYEASSRGIIGLPRTDNLVHPSGINPGVNRAYSKGVLDSTGKLTEVTAACGALVYRNHQFPPAYDQNYFVCEPAANLVQRIKISTDEEGFIHATPADLNREFLRSRDERFRPVDLFDGPDGCIYLVDMHRGVIQHKNYLTSYLKRQIGYRDLQSRQELGRIFRICYQGDRLPIETLSDKSDEALSMMLINPAAYYRDRARELLIQRKAGTAVMNAMQTLVTVVTENNLLPFIWTLDGLGLFNLQMIHGLAEMKLAGVNLTLLKLIQNRPVAVNTIPTIDSLCSKKIDYLSALPIIKKLLVSHEQPGLAWLARLEKKYPGDTLVQDAIIKTISGHETAYLKHTLGYQKILEEMVEKKKNLPDQLLKMDPLAMQSFKRGYELFSHHCAICHGKNGTGTPGLAPSLVNSDWVMGDKDRLIRVVLDGLKGPILINGKPYGTNTSIMPGHRSVPDLTNPNIGDILTYVRGAFGHQTDQVGGGQVRNIKNSTVGRGMAYEMKDFEQKN from the coding sequence ATGCGCTTAATTACGATTCTAGTTACCCTTTTTATCCTGTTCAGTTGTCGTGAAGACCAGCCCATCAGCTCCAGGCCTACGGGAGATATGAAAGACGATCCTATCGACCCATCTTTGACACCTGCTTCAAAAATCCTGAGCCCTGAGGAGGCACTGAAGGAATTTGACCTCGAACCCGGATTTAAAATTGAACTGGTAGCCGCCGAGCCTTTAATCGAAACACCCATCGTGGCGCATTTTGATTATGATGGACACCTATGGTTATTGACGATGCCCTCCTACATGACTGACACCCTTGGTTCCAACGAAAACAACCCTTCCGGGCAGCTCCTGAAACTGAGTGATAAAGACCATGACGGATATTATGAAACCAAAGAAGTCAAAATAGATGGCCTGATTTTGGCTCGTGCATTTAAGGTACTCGACAAAGGAATCTTATTGGCGGAGCCTCCAAACCTTTGGTGGTATCCTCTGGCTGATGGTACCATGTCAGCGCGTACGCTCATCGACTCTATGTATGCGACCGAAGGAGATATTGAACACAAACCCAATGCCCTGTACTGGAACCTTGATAATTGGATTTATAGCGCAAAATCTGCCAAAAGATTTAAACAGGATAGCACCGGCGAATGGATCAGTTCTAACACCGAGTTTCGTGGTCAGTGGGGTATCTCCTCAGATGATTTTGGGCGTTTATATTACAACAATAATAGTACAGCCCTGCAGTGTGATGACGGACTGGCAGATTGGTTGACTGAAAATCCATACTATGAAGCCAGCAGCAGAGGCATCATCGGTCTGCCCCGGACGGACAACCTGGTGCATCCCTCAGGCATCAATCCCGGTGTCAACAGAGCATACTCCAAAGGAGTGCTTGACTCCACCGGTAAACTCACCGAAGTGACAGCTGCCTGCGGGGCATTGGTATATCGCAATCATCAGTTTCCTCCGGCATATGATCAAAATTATTTTGTCTGCGAACCAGCGGCTAACCTGGTTCAGAGGATCAAGATCTCTACTGATGAGGAGGGATTTATTCATGCTACTCCAGCAGACCTGAACCGTGAATTTTTAAGGTCCAGGGATGAACGATTCAGACCGGTAGATTTGTTTGATGGCCCTGACGGATGTATTTACCTGGTAGACATGCATCGGGGGGTCATCCAACATAAAAATTACCTTACCTCCTACCTCAAAAGACAGATTGGGTACAGGGATCTACAATCTCGGCAGGAACTGGGCAGAATATTTAGAATTTGTTACCAGGGAGATCGGTTGCCTATAGAGACCTTATCAGACAAATCCGACGAAGCCTTGTCTATGATGCTTATAAACCCCGCAGCTTATTACCGGGACAGGGCCCGTGAATTATTGATACAGCGAAAAGCAGGTACTGCTGTCATGAATGCAATGCAGACCCTGGTGACCGTCGTTACTGAAAACAACCTTCTGCCTTTCATATGGACTTTGGATGGATTGGGACTGTTCAACCTTCAGATGATTCATGGCCTTGCAGAAATGAAATTGGCCGGAGTGAACCTGACCTTACTCAAATTGATTCAAAACAGGCCAGTTGCTGTAAATACCATACCCACCATCGATTCTTTATGTAGTAAAAAAATAGACTATCTCTCCGCATTGCCTATCATAAAAAAACTTTTAGTCAGTCATGAGCAACCAGGGCTGGCCTGGCTGGCTCGTCTGGAGAAAAAATATCCCGGGGACACCCTGGTACAAGATGCCATTATAAAAACCATTAGCGGACACGAAACAGCTTATTTAAAACATACCCTGGGTTATCAAAAGATCCTGGAGGAGATGGTCGAAAAAAAGAAAAACTTGCCGGATCAACTTCTGAAAATGGATCCGCTGGCTATGCAGTCTTTTAAACGAGGATATGAATTGTTTTCGCATCACTGTGCTATCTGCCATGGCAAAAACGGGACAGGTACCCCTGGCCTTGCACCAAGCCTGGTCAATTCTGACTGGGTCATGGGGGACAAAGATCGACTCATCAGGGTGGTCCTGGATGGACTGAAAGGACCGATATTGATCAATGGTAAACCCTATGGCACGAATACCTCCATCATGCCTGGGCACCGCAGCGTCCCTGATCTGACAAATCCAAATATTGGGGATATACTCACCTATGTAAGAGGAGCATTTGGCCATCAGACCGACCAGGTAGGCGGTGGACAAGTCAGGAATATCAAGAATAGTACGGTCGGCAGAGGCATGGCATATGAAATGAAAGATTTTGAACAGAAAAATTGA
- a CDS encoding prolipoprotein diacylglyceryl transferase, which yields MFPDLSYILQFLFGSAPDGASSIVKTFGLFLTLAFLTSAYILYLEFKRKEQEGILTPHKIWIDPAAAARPVDILINALFGFVIGFKAVYAYQHLDAMKGDAVAVLLSTKGNLIGGIIGALVFGAIKYWDYLKVKKTNAAPQEVLFHPYQLVPDITVVSAISGILGAKIFALFEGEQTWSSFMRDPVKAFFSGSGLAIYGGLIVAFITVYIYVRKKGLKPIHVMDIVAPALILGYAVGRIGCQLSGDGDWGVVNHLPKPGWFFLPDSWWAYTYPHNILNDGVQIADCTYRHCMQLPEPVYPTPLWEALMGLAIFGILWAIRKRVKIAGMLFFIYCIFNGVERFFIEKIRVNEKIHIGSLSMTQAEIISLLVFLTGVVGCYILWKKNKTSIA from the coding sequence ATGTTTCCAGATCTGTCTTATATTTTGCAATTCCTATTTGGCTCAGCTCCTGATGGTGCCTCCTCAATAGTCAAAACCTTTGGATTATTTCTTACGCTGGCTTTTTTGACCAGTGCCTACATACTTTATCTTGAGTTTAAGCGCAAAGAACAAGAAGGTATCCTGACTCCCCATAAAATCTGGATTGACCCTGCTGCTGCTGCCAGACCTGTGGATATATTGATCAATGCCCTGTTTGGGTTTGTGATCGGATTCAAAGCTGTGTATGCTTATCAGCACCTCGATGCGATGAAAGGCGATGCTGTAGCAGTGCTTTTGTCTACTAAAGGTAATTTGATCGGCGGCATCATCGGCGCTTTGGTCTTTGGTGCAATAAAATATTGGGATTATCTCAAAGTAAAAAAAACCAATGCTGCTCCTCAGGAGGTGTTGTTTCACCCCTATCAATTGGTGCCTGACATTACCGTCGTATCTGCCATCTCAGGGATACTGGGCGCAAAGATTTTCGCATTGTTTGAAGGAGAGCAGACCTGGAGTTCATTTATGCGTGATCCGGTGAAAGCATTTTTCTCCGGTAGTGGACTAGCTATCTATGGAGGCCTGATCGTTGCTTTCATCACCGTTTATATTTATGTCAGGAAAAAGGGGCTCAAACCAATACATGTTATGGATATTGTGGCGCCTGCTTTGATCCTGGGCTATGCGGTGGGCCGTATTGGATGTCAATTGTCTGGTGATGGTGATTGGGGTGTTGTCAACCACCTGCCCAAACCAGGCTGGTTCTTTCTACCTGATAGTTGGTGGGCCTATACTTATCCTCACAATATCCTCAATGATGGGGTGCAGATCGCAGATTGTACTTATCGACATTGTATGCAACTTCCCGAGCCGGTATACCCTACTCCATTGTGGGAGGCCCTGATGGGATTAGCGATATTTGGCATCCTTTGGGCTATTCGCAAAAGGGTCAAAATCGCCGGTATGCTGTTCTTCATCTATTGTATATTTAATGGAGTCGAGCGGTTTTTTATTGAAAAAATACGTGTCAATGAAAAGATCCATATAGGTAGTCTTTCTATGACCCAGGCAGAAATCATCAGTTTACTGGTGTTCCTGACCGGAGTAGTCGGTTGTTATATCCTCTGGAAAAAAAATAAAACCTCTATCGCTTAA
- a CDS encoding GNAT family N-acetyltransferase, translating to MAYQDAYRSWSADKEDSLPIFLRPWWLDAVCMPDHWDACLAYNKEQKIIGALPHYQFVKRGIRVTGMPFLTPYMGIHLQYPYGQKLNSRYDFEKSVLDQLISQLPHTPYLQQKFFPDLTYGLPFFWKGYRLDWRYTYHLSLRQTEQALWEQMEGSARTQLLKTLKLVTVTKSDDTRIAYDLVSKTFNKQGLQTPYSLVQFQRLYAAVKAHHAGDIYLARLTNDDTPVACMFMVKDEDKVYNLVLGRDHHLDPGGSIHGILWTCILEHIDQHETFDFEGSMLEGPERMFRSFGSVRVPVLQVTRYGNRVWKALFALAGY from the coding sequence TTGGCTTATCAAGATGCTTATCGATCGTGGAGTGCTGATAAAGAAGACTCACTGCCTATATTTCTAAGGCCATGGTGGCTTGATGCGGTCTGTATGCCAGACCACTGGGATGCCTGCCTGGCTTATAATAAAGAACAGAAGATCATCGGTGCCTTACCGCACTATCAGTTTGTCAAGCGTGGTATTCGCGTCACAGGGATGCCCTTTCTGACACCTTATATGGGTATCCATCTGCAATACCCCTACGGGCAAAAACTCAACTCGAGGTATGATTTTGAAAAGTCGGTCCTGGATCAATTGATCAGCCAATTGCCCCATACCCCCTATTTGCAACAAAAATTTTTCCCGGACCTTACTTATGGGCTTCCATTTTTTTGGAAGGGCTATCGCCTGGACTGGAGATACACCTATCATCTATCGCTGCGCCAGACAGAGCAAGCCCTTTGGGAGCAGATGGAAGGCTCGGCCAGGACCCAACTTCTCAAAACGCTGAAGTTAGTGACCGTCACCAAAAGTGATGATACCCGGATAGCCTATGATTTAGTCAGCAAGACTTTTAATAAACAGGGGCTGCAGACTCCGTATAGCCTTGTCCAGTTTCAAAGATTGTATGCAGCAGTCAAAGCACATCATGCCGGTGATATCTACCTTGCCAGGCTGACCAACGATGATACACCGGTGGCCTGTATGTTTATGGTCAAAGATGAGGACAAGGTCTACAACCTGGTACTTGGTCGTGATCACCATCTGGATCCTGGAGGAAGTATCCATGGTATCCTGTGGACTTGTATCCTGGAGCACATCGATCAACATGAGACTTTTGATTTTGAAGGAAGTATGTTAGAAGGGCCGGAGCGTATGTTTAGATCGTTTGGCAGTGTCAGGGTGCCGGTGCTACAAGTGACGAGATATGGAAATAGAGTTTGGAAGGCGTTGTTTGCATTGGCGGGATATTGA
- the bla gene encoding subclass B1 metallo-beta-lactamase, with translation MKLSLTTPIISILLLGILSCKTQKYISMHESSNLKVEKLTNRTYRHISYLSTEDFGKVNCNGMIVMDGSEALIFDTPTNDTDSKELIDWVENTLKSKVIGIVVTHFHADCLGGLHEFHARQIPSYASFKTIELARADSVQIPQIGFEKSLELIVGDKKVVNEYFGEGHTIDNIVSYFPDEKVLFGGCLIKELGASKGYLGDANVMDWSNTVQAVKSKYEKAKVIIPGHGKPGNIDLLDYTIKLFKVE, from the coding sequence ATGAAATTGAGTTTAACCACGCCTATTATTTCCATCCTGCTTTTAGGAATTCTAAGTTGTAAGACTCAGAAATATATCTCCATGCACGAAAGCAGTAACCTGAAAGTAGAAAAACTTACGAACCGCACGTATAGGCATATATCCTATCTCTCCACAGAAGATTTTGGTAAAGTAAATTGTAATGGAATGATCGTAATGGATGGCAGCGAAGCATTAATTTTTGACACGCCTACAAATGATACCGATTCCAAAGAATTAATCGATTGGGTAGAAAATACTTTAAAATCTAAAGTAATTGGTATTGTTGTTACACATTTTCATGCTGACTGTTTAGGTGGTCTACATGAATTTCATGCAAGGCAAATTCCCTCCTATGCTTCATTTAAAACAATTGAACTGGCACGTGCAGATAGTGTACAGATTCCACAAATAGGATTTGAAAAATCTTTAGAGCTCATTGTTGGAGATAAAAAAGTAGTCAATGAATACTTTGGAGAAGGACATACCATTGATAACATTGTATCCTATTTTCCAGATGAAAAAGTTCTATTTGGTGGATGTTTAATTAAGGAATTAGGTGCAAGTAAAGGATATCTAGGAGATGCTAATGTAATGGACTGGTCAAATACAGTACAGGCTGTTAAATCCAAATACGAAAAAGCTAAAGTAATTATACCTGGACATGGTAAGCCGGGAAATATTGATTTATTGGATTACACTATTAAATTATTTAAAGTTGAATAA
- a CDS encoding VOC family protein: MKKLTPFHVAVPVYDLEESRKFYREVLGCGEGRSDTNWTDFDLYGHQFVIHLKPRPEAEAKHHFNPVDGHDVPVPHFGVVLDWDDWHVLEKRLRDHQIKFIIEPYIRFKGMPGEQATMFFLDPSGNALEFKSFQDISQLFAT; encoded by the coding sequence ATGAAAAAATTAACTCCTTTCCATGTAGCGGTACCCGTATATGACCTGGAAGAATCCAGAAAATTTTATCGTGAAGTACTGGGCTGTGGTGAAGGAAGGAGTGATACGAACTGGACAGATTTTGACTTATATGGGCATCAGTTTGTGATCCATCTGAAGCCAAGGCCGGAGGCAGAAGCAAAACATCATTTTAATCCGGTAGATGGTCACGATGTGCCCGTTCCACATTTTGGAGTAGTTTTGGACTGGGATGACTGGCATGTATTAGAAAAAAGACTGAGGGACCATCAGATAAAATTTATCATCGAGCCCTATATTCGATTCAAAGGGATGCCCGGTGAGCAAGCTACTATGTTTTTTTTAGATCCTTCGGGCAATGCCCTTGAGTTCAAATCTTTTCAGGACATCAGTCAGTTATTTGCCACCTAA
- a CDS encoding DJ-1/PfpI family protein, with translation MKVGVLLFENFETLDVFGPVEILGRLTEEYQIYYYSLVGGLVTNQHGIKIMSERLLDGASALDIFLLPGGPGTRVEVHNRELISAIQRQSQISKYVLTVCTGSALLAMTGLLDHKKATTNKRAYDWVISLNKEVEWVKQARWVVDDKYYTSSGVSAGMDMTLGFLSDRHGIEFARKVAFQIEYTWTEDRSYDPFCNQ, from the coding sequence ATGAAAGTGGGTGTTTTGCTTTTTGAAAATTTTGAAACGCTGGATGTTTTTGGCCCTGTGGAAATACTCGGACGGCTTACAGAAGAGTATCAGATATATTATTACTCGCTGGTTGGTGGGCTGGTCACCAATCAGCATGGGATCAAAATCATGTCAGAGCGTTTGTTAGATGGAGCCTCGGCGCTTGATATTTTTCTCCTTCCCGGAGGGCCGGGCACCAGGGTAGAAGTACATAATCGTGAGTTGATATCAGCCATCCAACGCCAATCTCAGATATCAAAGTATGTGCTGACTGTATGCACCGGAAGCGCCTTACTCGCTATGACCGGGCTATTGGATCATAAGAAAGCGACTACCAACAAAAGAGCTTATGATTGGGTAATATCTCTTAATAAAGAAGTCGAGTGGGTCAAACAAGCGAGATGGGTCGTGGATGATAAATATTATACCTCATCAGGAGTGAGTGCCGGCATGGATATGACTCTGGGGTTCTTAAGTGATCGGCATGGAATAGAGTTTGCCAGAAAGGTTGCTTTTCAGATAGAGTACACCTGGACGGAAGACCGTAGTTACGATCCTTTTTGCAATCAATAA
- a CDS encoding rRNA pseudouridine synthase has product MTSSPHRYFILHKPFDMVSQFIVSHEVRCLADLDIDFPQDIHAIGRLDKDSEGLLILTTNKKVTRLLFQSQTPHQRTYLVQVNHQLSIENLEALRTGVAIKIKAGQFYTTPPCQVNIVDNPEKLYTLEDRLTAYPPYTWILITLTEGKYHQVRKMITAIRHKCKRLIRVSIEDLALGQLPPGALLEIKERDFFEKLKLVKAEDTHIIVETGFELKEEPEYTTLD; this is encoded by the coding sequence ATGACTAGCTCTCCCCACCGATATTTTATCCTACACAAGCCCTTTGATATGGTCTCTCAATTCATAGTATCTCATGAGGTAAGATGCCTGGCGGACCTGGATATTGATTTTCCGCAAGACATACATGCGATCGGCAGGCTGGACAAAGACTCAGAAGGTTTGCTGATCCTGACTACCAACAAAAAAGTAACCCGCTTATTGTTTCAAAGTCAGACTCCACACCAAAGGACCTATCTAGTACAGGTCAATCATCAGCTTTCGATAGAAAACCTGGAGGCTTTGAGAACAGGAGTAGCCATTAAAATAAAAGCCGGGCAATTTTATACAACACCACCTTGCCAGGTCAATATCGTAGATAACCCGGAGAAGTTATATACCTTAGAAGACAGGCTGACTGCCTACCCACCGTATACCTGGATCTTGATCACCCTTACGGAAGGCAAGTATCACCAGGTACGCAAAATGATTACAGCGATCAGGCATAAATGCAAGCGATTGATCCGGGTGAGTATAGAAGATCTGGCACTCGGCCAGCTGCCACCAGGCGCACTTCTTGAAATAAAAGAAAGAGATTTTTTTGAAAAACTTAAACTTGTCAAAGCAGAGGATACCCACATAATAGTGGAGACAGGTTTTGAATTAAAAGAAGAACCCGAATACACCACCTTAGACTAA
- a CDS encoding NAD-dependent epimerase/dehydratase family protein — protein sequence MHILILGGGGFLGQKLAKQLITNQSITVNGVPGQITKIELLDRFWPQHKVEDPILIYTQGDITDEAVVQYALNAKPHVIFQLAAIVSGEAEKNFDLGMQVNLLANLRLLEMIRTMGTRPVVVFASTCAAFGGEVSRVIDDFTAPAPQSSYGTQKVMTELLINDYSRKGFFHGRVLRLPTIVVRPGKANAATSSFVSSIIREPLQGLAANCPVSEDVNVWILSPRAVTYNFIHAAGLTNAQLGTKRIINLPGNTIQIKDMVTALDDIAGSPVSQWIDWTPDAFIQSIVLTWPPFFKTAWADHLGFIKDESIQDIIKGFIEDELCGRVISR from the coding sequence ATGCACATTTTAATACTTGGTGGTGGTGGATTCCTGGGGCAAAAACTTGCCAAACAACTTATTACCAATCAGTCCATCACCGTAAATGGAGTGCCGGGCCAGATCACAAAAATCGAATTACTCGATAGATTTTGGCCGCAGCATAAAGTAGAAGATCCGATTCTCATCTATACTCAGGGTGATATCACGGACGAAGCTGTGGTACAGTACGCTTTAAATGCAAAGCCTCATGTCATCTTTCAACTGGCTGCCATCGTCAGCGGCGAAGCCGAAAAAAACTTCGATCTCGGTATGCAGGTCAATCTGCTCGCCAATCTGCGACTATTAGAGATGATCCGTACCATGGGAACACGACCGGTCGTGGTCTTTGCGAGTACCTGTGCGGCATTTGGTGGAGAGGTATCCAGGGTGATCGATGATTTTACGGCTCCTGCCCCGCAAAGCTCGTATGGAACACAAAAAGTCATGACCGAACTCTTGATTAATGATTACAGTCGTAAAGGTTTTTTTCATGGAAGGGTTCTACGCCTGCCTACTATAGTCGTGCGTCCCGGCAAAGCCAACGCAGCCACTTCCTCCTTTGTCAGCTCCATCATCCGGGAACCGCTCCAGGGACTAGCCGCTAACTGCCCTGTATCCGAAGATGTAAATGTCTGGATACTTTCGCCCCGCGCAGTCACTTATAATTTTATTCACGCAGCCGGACTGACCAACGCACAACTGGGCACTAAAAGAATCATCAACCTCCCCGGCAATACGATACAAATAAAAGATATGGTCACTGCCCTGGATGACATCGCCGGATCGCCGGTGAGTCAATGGATCGATTGGACTCCTGATGCATTTATACAAAGTATAGTCCTCACCTGGCCACCTTTTTTTAAAACGGCCTGGGCTGATCATTTGGGATTTATCAAAGATGAATCTATACAGGATATCATCAAAGGGTTTATAGAAGATGAATTGTGTGGAAGGGTAATAAGCCGGTGA
- a CDS encoding beta-xylosidase, with protein sequence MKLFPTILYVFFSYIVSAQTASLKIDLHKVTGDMTPIWAWFGYDEPNYTYMKDGKKLLSELAALSPVPVYVRAHNLLTSGNGIAALKWGSTNAYTEDEQGKPVYNWTIVDSIFDTYIDRGMKPLAQIGFMPEALSSKPEPYRHYWKPGISYKEVFTGWAYPPNDYNKWRELIFQWVHHCVERYGKKEVESWYWEVWNEPNIGYWQGTQEEFLKTYDYAADGLKKALPTARIGGCDITGGGSKFLHAFIEHCLQGINYATGQKGSPLDMVLFHAKGQPKVIDGTVVMNVGAQMRNIRDAMNTVNEFPSLKNIPLVIGESDPEGCAACGMSTNPENAYRNGTMYSSYTAASFARKFLLADQYKVNLIGAVSWSFEFENQPWFAGFRDLATNGVDKPVLNVFRMFGMMKGKRVQVVGNRMLDLKTFVDSSARALPDIGGLAAKYKKSTTIMVWNYHDADKLQAPEEIMINVDGLRRRSVTLTEYRIDQEHCNSYEVWKKMGSPQNPSPDQIALLEKAGMLSAIGNPYKLKTPKGKVQIKITLPRQGVSLLKLN encoded by the coding sequence ATGAAATTATTTCCGACTATCCTATATGTGTTCTTTTCCTATATCGTCTCTGCTCAAACTGCCAGTTTGAAAATAGATTTACATAAAGTCACCGGCGATATGACCCCCATTTGGGCCTGGTTTGGATACGATGAGCCCAACTATACTTATATGAAAGATGGAAAAAAATTATTATCAGAGCTCGCAGCCCTCAGTCCGGTACCGGTATATGTACGCGCGCACAATCTATTGACTTCCGGCAATGGCATCGCTGCGTTAAAATGGGGCTCTACCAATGCCTATACGGAGGACGAGCAAGGCAAGCCTGTATACAACTGGACCATCGTAGACAGTATTTTTGATACCTATATTGATCGGGGCATGAAACCATTGGCACAGATCGGGTTTATGCCTGAGGCACTTTCTTCCAAGCCGGAGCCTTATCGTCATTATTGGAAGCCGGGTATATCTTACAAAGAGGTTTTTACCGGTTGGGCTTATCCTCCAAATGATTATAACAAATGGCGGGAGCTCATCTTCCAATGGGTCCACCATTGTGTAGAACGATATGGAAAAAAAGAAGTTGAAAGCTGGTATTGGGAAGTGTGGAACGAACCCAACATTGGTTACTGGCAAGGAACCCAGGAAGAATTTTTAAAAACATATGACTATGCAGCCGATGGTTTGAAAAAAGCATTGCCGACCGCACGAATCGGTGGCTGTGATATCACCGGAGGTGGGTCAAAATTTCTCCATGCGTTTATAGAGCATTGTCTTCAGGGTATCAATTATGCTACTGGCCAAAAAGGTTCACCCCTCGATATGGTGTTGTTTCATGCCAAAGGTCAGCCAAAAGTAATTGATGGAACTGTCGTCATGAATGTTGGGGCGCAGATGCGCAACATCAGGGATGCGATGAATACAGTCAATGAATTTCCATCTTTAAAAAACATCCCGCTGGTCATCGGAGAATCAGATCCGGAAGGATGCGCCGCCTGTGGGATGAGCACCAATCCTGAAAATGCCTATCGCAACGGGACGATGTACTCCAGTTATACAGCAGCCTCCTTCGCACGAAAATTTTTATTGGCAGATCAATACAAAGTCAACCTGATCGGAGCTGTCTCCTGGTCTTTTGAATTTGAAAACCAACCCTGGTTTGCAGGATTCCGCGATCTGGCTACCAATGGAGTCGATAAGCCGGTGCTCAATGTATTCAGGATGTTTGGCATGATGAAAGGAAAACGGGTACAGGTAGTCGGCAATCGTATGTTAGATCTCAAAACATTTGTTGATTCCAGTGCACGAGCTCTACCGGATATAGGAGGGCTCGCTGCGAAATATAAAAAATCTACTACCATCATGGTCTGGAACTATCACGATGCAGACAAATTGCAAGCTCCGGAAGAAATAATGATCAATGTAGATGGACTGCGAAGAAGATCTGTGACCCTGACAGAATATCGAATAGATCAGGAGCATTGCAACTCGTATGAAGTGTGGAAGAAAATGGGTTCGCCACAAAATCCGAGTCCCGACCAGATCGCTTTGCTGGAAAAAGCAGGCATGCTGAGCGCTATAGGAAATCCATATAAACTTAAGACCCCTAAAGGCAAGGTGCAAATAAAAATTACTTTACCAAGACAAGGAGTTTCCTTATTGAAATTGAATTAA